In Zingiber officinale cultivar Zhangliang chromosome 6A, Zo_v1.1, whole genome shotgun sequence, a single genomic region encodes these proteins:
- the LOC121996159 gene encoding WD repeat-containing protein ATCSA-1 isoform X1, with amino-acid sequence MWKEVRDREAGKLPTSAFASRVRSRRLSALAICNHKEIISPHHGAVNSLQVDLTEGRYLLSGASDGSAAIYDIQQATEYEKGLIAKHKSLFVVDKQHGYGHKFAISTVIWYPVDTGLFVTGSFDHYVKVWDTNMAQVVMDFKMPGKVYGTAMSSVAKAHMLIAAGSADVQVRLCDIASGAFTHTLSGHRGGIMNVEWSTSSEWILMTGGCDGAIRFWDIRRAGCFRILDQSQSQFGRRPPFPERTPTEVVTRTAAAGSSSVNKLISKKKATLGNGKKQSQAVCKLQNLTTSHTMHKSHPGTASSYSRATAHFGAVTGLRATRDGLYLLSSGSDSRLRLWDIESGCSISVNFEATRLQTNKAIQLALSQDSSAVFIPSMSNVKVYDVLSGLNLQTFYGHYDMVNCCYFNMQDQELYTGSNDRHILVWSPPSSSFSDMDEEERKRLNLKADEDNWSQ; translated from the exons ATGTGGAAGGAAGTCAGGGACAGGGAAGCGGGTAAATTGCCAACGAGCGCATTCGCCAGCCGTGTCCGCTCCCGCCGCCTTTCCGCCCTCGCCATTTGCAACCACAAGGAGATCATCAGCCCCCACCACGGCGCCGTCAATTCCCTTcag GTTGATTTGACAGAGGGACGATATCTGCTATCTGGAGCATCTGATGGATCAGCTGCCATATATGATATCCAACAGGCTACTGAGTATGAGAAAGGATTGATTGCAAAACACAAAAGTCTATTTGTAGTTGACAAACAACATGGATACGGGCATAAGTTTGCTATATCAACTGTCATTTGGTATCCTGTGGATACTGGACTGTTCGTCACTGGTTCTTTTGACCACTATGTCAAAGTTTGGGATACAAATATGGCTCAG GTAGTCATGGATTTTAAGATGCCTGGAAAGGTTTATGGTACAGCAATGTCTTCAGTAGCTAAGGCACACATGCTTATTGCTGCCGGGAGTGCAGATGTTCAAGTTCGGCTGTGCGACATTGCTTCTGGGGCGTTCACTCATACATTGTCTGGACATCGTG GTGGAATTATGAATGTGGAATGGTCTACCAGTAGTGAGTGGATATTGATGACTGGTGGCTGTGATGGTGCAATACGTTTTTGGGATATCAGACGCGCAGGATGCTTCCGCATTTTAGATCAGTCACAGTCTCAGTTTGGGAGACGACCTCCATTTCCTGAAAGAACACCAACAGAA GTTGTTACTAGAACAGCTGCTGCTGGGTCATCTTCTGTAAATAAACTTATATCCAAGAAGAAGGCTACTCTTGGTAATGGGAAGAAGCAATCACAAGCTGTATGTAAACTTCAAAATCTAACAACCTCACATACGATGCATAAATCCCATCCGGGTACGGCGTCAAGTTACAGTCGTGCAACAGCCCATTTCGGTGCAGTGACTGGATTAAGAGCAACCAGAGATGGCCTGTATCTACTTAGCTCTG GTTCAGACTCGCGGTTAAGGCTGTGGGATATTGAATCTGGCTGCAGCATCTCAGTCAATTTTGAAGCAACGCGCCTACAGACAAATAAAGCAATTCAGCTAGCTCTCAGCCAGGATTCATCTGCTGTATTTATTCCATCCATGTCAAATGTGAAG GTGTATGACGTGCTGTCTGGCTTGAACCTACAAACATTTTATGGTCATTACGATATGGTCAACTGTTGTTACTTCAATATGCAGGATCAG GAACTGTACACTGGGAGCAACGATCGGCATATTCTTGTTTGGTCTCCTCCGAGTTCTTCATTTAGTGACATG gatgaagaagaaagaaagagactAAATTTGAAAGCAGATGAAGATAATTGGAGCCAGTAA
- the LOC121996159 gene encoding WD repeat-containing protein ATCSA-1 isoform X2, protein MWKEVRDREAGKLPTSAFASRVRSRRLSALAICNHKEIISAHHGAVNSLQVDLTEGRYLLSGASDGSAAIYDIQQATEYEKGLIAKHKSLFVVDKQHGYGHKFAISTVIWYPVDTGLFVTGSFDHYVKVWDTNMAQVVMDFKMPGKVYGTAMSSVAKAHMLIAAGSADVQVRLCDIASGAFTHTLSGHRGGIMNVEWSTSSEWILMTGGCDGAIRFWDIRRAGCFRILDQSQSQFGRRPPFPERTPTEVVTRTAAAGSSSVNKLISKKKATLGNGKKQSQAVCKLQNLTTSHTMHKSHPGTASSYSRATAHFGAVTGLRATRDGLYLLSSGSDSRLRLWDIESGCSISVNFEATRLQTNKAIQLALSQDSSAVFIPSMSNVKVYDVLSGLNLQTFYGHYDMVNCCYFNMQDQELYTGSNDRHILVWSPPSSSFSDMDEEERKRLNLKADEDNWSQ, encoded by the exons ATGTGGAAGGAAGTCAGGGACAGGGAAGCGGGTAAATTGCCAACGAGCGCATTCGCCAGCCGTGTCCGCTCCCGCCGCCTTTCCGCCCTCGCCATTTGCAACCACAAGGAGATCATCAGCGCCCACCACGGCGCCGTCAATTCCCTTcag GTTGATTTGACAGAGGGACGATATCTGCTATCTGGAGCATCTGATGGATCAGCTGCCATATATGATATCCAACAGGCTACTGAGTATGAGAAAGGATTGATTGCAAAACACAAAAGTCTATTTGTAGTTGACAAACAACATGGATACGGGCATAAGTTTGCTATATCAACTGTCATTTGGTATCCTGTGGATACTGGACTGTTCGTCACTGGTTCTTTTGACCACTATGTCAAAGTTTGGGATACAAATATGGCTCAG GTAGTCATGGATTTTAAGATGCCTGGAAAGGTTTATGGTACAGCAATGTCTTCAGTAGCTAAGGCACACATGCTTATTGCTGCCGGGAGTGCAGATGTTCAAGTTCGGCTGTGCGACATTGCTTCTGGGGCGTTCACTCATACATTGTCTGGACATCGTG GTGGAATTATGAATGTGGAATGGTCTACCAGTAGTGAGTGGATATTGATGACTGGTGGCTGTGATGGTGCAATACGTTTTTGGGATATCAGACGCGCAGGATGCTTCCGCATTTTAGATCAGTCACAGTCTCAGTTTGGGAGACGACCTCCATTTCCTGAAAGAACACCAACAGAA GTTGTTACTAGAACAGCTGCTGCTGGGTCATCTTCTGTAAATAAACTTATATCCAAGAAGAAGGCTACTCTTGGTAATGGGAAGAAGCAATCACAAGCTGTATGTAAACTTCAAAATCTAACAACCTCACATACGATGCATAAATCCCATCCGGGTACGGCGTCAAGTTACAGTCGTGCAACAGCCCATTTCGGTGCAGTGACTGGATTAAGAGCAACCAGAGATGGCCTGTATCTACTTAGCTCTG GTTCAGACTCGCGGTTAAGGCTGTGGGATATTGAATCTGGCTGCAGCATCTCAGTCAATTTTGAAGCAACGCGCCTACAGACAAATAAAGCAATTCAGCTAGCTCTCAGCCAGGATTCATCTGCTGTATTTATTCCATCCATGTCAAATGTGAAG GTGTATGACGTGCTGTCTGGCTTGAACCTACAAACATTTTATGGTCATTACGATATGGTCAACTGTTGTTACTTCAATATGCAGGATCAG GAACTGTACACTGGGAGCAACGATCGGCATATTCTTGTTTGGTCTCCTCCGAGTTCTTCATTTAGTGACATG gatgaagaagaaagaaagagactAAATTTGAAAGCAGATGAAGATAATTGGAGCCAGTAA
- the LOC121996159 gene encoding WD repeat-containing protein ATCSA-1 isoform X3, with amino-acid sequence MAQVVMDFKMPGKVYGTAMSSVAKAHMLIAAGSADVQVRLCDIASGAFTHTLSGHRGGIMNVEWSTSSEWILMTGGCDGAIRFWDIRRAGCFRILDQSQSQFGRRPPFPERTPTEVVTRTAAAGSSSVNKLISKKKATLGNGKKQSQAVCKLQNLTTSHTMHKSHPGTASSYSRATAHFGAVTGLRATRDGLYLLSSGSDSRLRLWDIESGCSISVNFEATRLQTNKAIQLALSQDSSAVFIPSMSNVKVYDVLSGLNLQTFYGHYDMVNCCYFNMQDQELYTGSNDRHILVWSPPSSSFSDMDEEERKRLNLKADEDNWSQ; translated from the exons ATGGCTCAG GTAGTCATGGATTTTAAGATGCCTGGAAAGGTTTATGGTACAGCAATGTCTTCAGTAGCTAAGGCACACATGCTTATTGCTGCCGGGAGTGCAGATGTTCAAGTTCGGCTGTGCGACATTGCTTCTGGGGCGTTCACTCATACATTGTCTGGACATCGTG GTGGAATTATGAATGTGGAATGGTCTACCAGTAGTGAGTGGATATTGATGACTGGTGGCTGTGATGGTGCAATACGTTTTTGGGATATCAGACGCGCAGGATGCTTCCGCATTTTAGATCAGTCACAGTCTCAGTTTGGGAGACGACCTCCATTTCCTGAAAGAACACCAACAGAA GTTGTTACTAGAACAGCTGCTGCTGGGTCATCTTCTGTAAATAAACTTATATCCAAGAAGAAGGCTACTCTTGGTAATGGGAAGAAGCAATCACAAGCTGTATGTAAACTTCAAAATCTAACAACCTCACATACGATGCATAAATCCCATCCGGGTACGGCGTCAAGTTACAGTCGTGCAACAGCCCATTTCGGTGCAGTGACTGGATTAAGAGCAACCAGAGATGGCCTGTATCTACTTAGCTCTG GTTCAGACTCGCGGTTAAGGCTGTGGGATATTGAATCTGGCTGCAGCATCTCAGTCAATTTTGAAGCAACGCGCCTACAGACAAATAAAGCAATTCAGCTAGCTCTCAGCCAGGATTCATCTGCTGTATTTATTCCATCCATGTCAAATGTGAAG GTGTATGACGTGCTGTCTGGCTTGAACCTACAAACATTTTATGGTCATTACGATATGGTCAACTGTTGTTACTTCAATATGCAGGATCAG GAACTGTACACTGGGAGCAACGATCGGCATATTCTTGTTTGGTCTCCTCCGAGTTCTTCATTTAGTGACATG gatgaagaagaaagaaagagactAAATTTGAAAGCAGATGAAGATAATTGGAGCCAGTAA